In Carya illinoinensis cultivar Pawnee chromosome 7, C.illinoinensisPawnee_v1, whole genome shotgun sequence, the following are encoded in one genomic region:
- the LOC122315668 gene encoding E3 ubiquitin-protein ligase RFI2 isoform X1 encodes MVGLERQAAHHHRLQMDGDGDGGGGGGDGAGVVAPKASGVSCSICLDLVSDDGGRSRAKLQCGHEFHLDCIGSAFNMKGEMQCPNCRKVEKGQWLYANGSSHSFPEFGMDDWNPDEDPYDLHYFEMPFRVQWCPFGELERIPPSFEEVESPSTTYHNLQEHHGTPAEPIATSPLAPHYVAYVGPIPPASSRSSDSIDEPNFIYPWNGLSGHNEIFNPHTFPTSSIQFHAWGHHSPPFSQFGSHINGADPASVPPVIRVSTHGDSDPITSSRFHSYPLLYAHGSGPRVGNSFVSTGVPHYPGANAQAHEVIHLSHAFHLQQRPSNSPGIPSHSTPVVRRIEGPGVLPLIVPAPIQPDRSGSFHIIPQPPSVPNFHEAENLLPNRYDAWEREHLSHFPPLASDRDSVWGSSHQTTADSDSVSRPSGVWRSHWS; translated from the exons ATGGTGGGCTTGGAACGACAAGCTGCTCATCACCatcgtcttcaaatggatggtgatggtgatggtggtggtggtggtggtgatggtGCCGGGGTTGTGGCGCCTAAAGCTTCTGGGGTTTCATGCTCAATTTGCTTGGATTTGGTGTCCGATGATGGGGGCAGATCGAGGGCTAAGCTGCAATGTGGGCATGAGTTCCATCTGG ATTGCATTGGCTCTGCATTCAATATGAAAGGAGAAATGCAGTGCCCAAATTGCCGAAAGGTTGAGAAAGGCCAATGGTTATATGCAAATGGCTCTAGTCATTCATTTCCAGAGTTTGGCATGGATGACTGGAATCCTGATGAGGATCCCTATGACCTACATTACTTTGAAATG CCATTTAGAGTTCAGTGGTGTCCATTTGGTGAATTAGAGCGAATTCCTCCATCTTTTGA GGAAGTGGAATCTCCATCGACCACCT ATCACAACTTGCAGGAACACCATGGCACGCCCGCTGAGCCAATTGCCACATCACCTCTAGCTCCTCATTACGTTGCATACGTTGGACCAATTCCACCTGCATCCTCAAGATCTAGTGATAGCATTGATGAACCTAACTTCATTTATCCCTGGAATGGTCTATCTGGACATAATGAGATATTTAATCCCCATACTTTTCCCACCAGTAGCATCCAATTCCATGCTTGGGGCCATCATTCCCCTCCGTTCTCCCAATTTGGTAGCCATATCAATGGTGCTGATCCAGCTTCTGTTCCACCTGTGATACGGGTATCTACTCACGGTGATTCTGATCCTATTACAAGCTCCAGATTTCATTCATACCCACTTCTCTATGCTCATGG GTCAGGTCCTAGGGTGGGAAACTCATTTGTCTCCACAGGTGTTCCTCATTATCCAGGAGCCAATGCTCAAGCCCATGAAGTGATCCATCTTTCCCATGCCTTCCATCTTCAGCAACGACCTAGCAATTCACCAGGCATTCCCTCACATAGCACTCCTGTGGTGAGGAGAATCGAGGGTCCTGGGGTTTTGCCTCTAATAGTGCCTGCCCCCATACAACCTGATCGCAGTGGCAGTTTTCATATCATTCCTCAACCTCCTTCAGTACCAAACTTTCATGAAGCAGAAAATCTTTTGCCTAATCGATATGATGCATGGGAAAGAGAGCACTTGTCTCATTTCCCACCATTGGCATCAGACAGGGACTCAGTATGGGGATCATCTCATCAAACTACAGCTGACTCTGATTCTGTTAGCAGGCCTAGCGGTGTGTGGCGTAGTCACTGGTCCTAG
- the LOC122315667 gene encoding hydroxyisourate hydrolase-like isoform X3 produces MMKLSLLLINFVLNVALLLGVYSSNYFSRDDFPPDFVFGAGTSAYQVEGAASEDGRTPSIWDTYAHAGRAHGATGDVACDGYHKYKEDVQLMVDTGLDAYRFSISWSRLIPNGRGPVNPKGLEYYNNLIDELVSHGIQPHVTLHNYDLPQALEDEYGGWVSREIVIDFTSYAEMCFREFGDRVFYWSTINEPNVYVLGGYDQGFTPPQRCSPPFGVFPCSKGNSSSEPYTAAHNILLAHASAARLYMTKYKDKQHGFIGLSIYAWWLAPLTDTKEDAIATQRAIDFHVGWFLDPLVFGDYPTTMKQNVGSRLPAFTNLESKLVKGSFDFIGLIHYNNMYVRDRCSSLKMEYRDYDLDAAIELIRKFTNQLYFTKFPIAPWGLRGVLEYVKQVYGNPPIYIYENGQRMKRNSTLDDISRVKYMHGYIGGVLDALRNGSNTRGYFAWAFMDVFELLDGFGSSYGLYYVDLDDPDLRRYPKLSAKWYSQFLKGESISLDGVIELKKNLSTPSHAHLQ; encoded by the exons ATGATGAAGCTCTCTTTGTTGCTAATAAATTTTGTGCTGAATGTAGCATTACTACTGGGAGTTTATAGCTCCAATTACTTTAGCAGGGATGACTTCCCACCTGATTTTGTTTTCGGTGCAGGTACCTCGGCTTATCAG GTGGAGGGAGCAGCAAGCGAAGATGGGAGGACTCCCAGCATTTGGGACACCTATGCACATGCCG GGAGAGCACATGGTGCCACTGGAGATGTAGCATGTGATGGATATCACAAGTATAAG GAAGATGTGCAGCTCATGGTGGACACAGGCCTAGATGCCTATAGATTTTCGATCTCATGGTCAAGACTTATTCCAA ATGGAAGAGGACCTGTCAATCCAAAGGGTTTGGAATATTACAACAATCTCATCGATGAACTAGTTAGCCATG GAATTCAACCACATGTTACATTACACAATTATGATCTTCCTCAGGCACTTGAAGACGAGTATGGAGGATGGGTTAGTCGAGAGATTGT GATAGACTTTACTTCTTATGCGGAGATGTGCTTCCGAGAGTTTGGAGATAGGGTTTTTTATTGGAGCACCATTAACGAGCCGAATGTGTATGTCCTGGGAGGTTATGATCAGGGATTTACACCTCCTCAGCGATGTTCTCCTCCATTTGGGGTGTTTCCCTGCTCCAAGGGAAATTCTTCATCTGAGCCATACACAGCTGCCCATAATATCTTGTTGGCACATGCTTCGGCTGCAAGATTGTACATGACAAAGTATAAG GACAAACAACATGGATTCATAGGGCTCAGCATCTATGCTTGGTGGCTAGCTCCTCTGACAGATACAAAAGAAGATGCAATTGCAACTCAACGAGCCATTGATTTCCATGTTGGCTG GTTTCTAGATCCTTTGGTGTTTGGAGACTATCCAACTACAATGAAGCAAAATGTGGGTTCTAGACTTCCAGCCTTCACAAATCTTGAATCCAAACTGGTAAAGGGTTCATTTGACTTCATAGGGTTAATACATTACAACAACATGTATGTCAGAGACAGATGCAGCAGCCTGAAAATGGAATATAGAGACTACGACTTGGATGCTGCAATAGAACTAATCCGTAAG TTCACTAACCAGCTTTATTTTACTAAGTTTCCAATTGCACCCTGGGGTCTGCGAGGAGTGCTGGAGTATGTCAAGCAAGTTTACGGCAACCCTCCTATTTACATTTATGAgaatg GTCAGCGGATGAAACGAAATTCAACATTGGATGACATATCAAGGGTGAAATATATGCATGGATACATTGGAGGTGTGCTTGATGCATTGAG AAATGGATCAAACACGAGAGGGTATTTTGCATGGGCTTTCATGGATGTGTTCGAGTTATTGGATGGCTTTGGATCAAGCTATGGCTTGTACTATGTAGATTTGGATGATCCGGATCTGAGAAGATACCCCAAGCTATCTGCAAAATGGTACTCGCAGTTTTTGAAGGGAGAAAGCATCAGCCTAGATGGAGTAATTGAACTTAAGAAGAATCTCTCAACTCCTTCTCATGCTCACCTTCAGTAA
- the LOC122317377 gene encoding APO protein 3, mitochondrial-like, with translation MLLMRVRNAVNLLNICTERSAENFIDVGKHFPACYTTGSTCSELPIKRKKSERKPLVTSVNELKREARLRRKERQKVQEVILQPPENGLLVKGLVPVARQLYSARAKLHVCVSRVVNNITIYTCSLCGEVHVGHPPHRIRTCNVAGSLTNKEHTWEKGGIGHVLPLVESFHLYDRIGRAVSHNERLEVDRIPALLELCVQAGVDIPEYPTRRRACPIYSLAGRVIDFERRFPKEDSPGKDINTYGFWDKKRNLNNDDKFMDLHSDDIQAISVQGMEEWEKMRSGASKLMEKYAVQTCGYCSEVQVGPKGHRVRNCQAFKHQMRDGQHAWQEATVDDLIPPVYVWHVRDGQRGELLVNGLKRYYGMLPAVVELFAQAGAHVGDHYSGVMREDVAVPDVDEEKLVV, from the exons ATGTTGCTTATGCGAGTTAGGAATGCAGTAAACTTGCTTAACATATGTACGGAAAGATCTGCTGAAAACTTTATTGATGTTGGCAAGCATTTCCCTGCTTGTTATACGACTGGTTCAACTTGCTCGGAGCTGCCAATAAAACGTAAGAAGTCTGAGAGGAAGCCATTGGTGACGAGTGTTAATGAACTCAAGCGTGAAGCCAGGTTGAGGAGGAAAGAGAGGCAGAAGGTGCAAGAAGTTATTCTACAACCTCCCGAAAATGGGCTTTTGGTCAAGGGACTAGTTCCAGTTGCTCGTCAACTGTATAGTGCCAGAGCCAAGCTTCATGTTTGTGTCTCAAGGGTTGTCAACAACATTACTATATACACTTGCAG CTTATGTGGAGAAGTTCATGTTGGTCATCCACCACACAGAATTAGGACATGCAATGTCGCAGGGAGCCTAACTAACAAGGAGCACACATGGGAAAAGGggggcattgggcatgttttGCCCCTGGTAGAATCATTTCATCTATATGACCGGATTGGTAGAGCTGTTTCACACAATGAGCGTCTTGAAGTGGACCGCATTCCTGCACTTCTAGAACTGTGTGTTCAAGCAGGTGTTGACATTCCTGAGTACCCTACAAGGAGAAGGGCATGCCCTATTTACAGTCTTGCTGGTAGAGTTATAGATTTTGAGCGGAGGTTTCCCAAAGAGGATTCACCTGGCAAAGATATTAACACGTATGGGTTTTGGGATAAGAAAAGGAACTTGAATAACGATGACAAATTTATGGACTTGCATTCTGATGACATACAAG CTATATCTGTTCAAGGCATGGAAGAATGGGAAAAAATGCGATCAGGAGCATCGAAACTTATGGAGAAGTATGCTGTCCAGACTTGTGGATATTGTTCAGAGGTGCAAGTGGGGCCTAAAGGTCATAGGGTAAGGAATTGCCAAGCTTTTAAACACCAGATGAGGGATGGGCAACATGCATGGCAAGAGGCAACAGTTGATGATTTAATTCCTCCAGTTTATGTGTGGCATGTTCGAGATGGGCAGCGTGGTGAGTTGCTTGTTAATGGTTTGAAGAGGTACTATGGGATGTTGCCTGCAGTGGTTGAACTTTTTGCTCAAGCTGGGGCACATGTGGGCGATCACTATTCTGGTGTCATGAGAGAAGATGTTGCAGTTCCTGATGTGGATGAAGAAAAGTTGGTTGTGTAA
- the LOC122315668 gene encoding E3 ubiquitin-protein ligase RFI2 isoform X2, producing the protein MVGLERQAAHHHRLQMDGDGDGGGGGGDGAGVVAPKASGVSCSICLDLVSDDGGRSRAKLQCGHEFHLDCIGSAFNMKGEMQCPNCRKVEKGQWLYANGSSHSFPEFGMDDWNPDEDPYDLHYFEMPFRVQWCPFGELERIPPSFEEVESPSTTYHNLQEHHGTPAEPIATSPLAPHYVAYVGPIPPASSRSSDSIDEPNFIYPWNGLSGHNEIFNPHTFPTSSIQFHAWGHHSPPFSQFGSHINGADPASVPPVIRVSTHGDSDPITSSRFHSYPLLYAHGS; encoded by the exons ATGGTGGGCTTGGAACGACAAGCTGCTCATCACCatcgtcttcaaatggatggtgatggtgatggtggtggtggtggtggtgatggtGCCGGGGTTGTGGCGCCTAAAGCTTCTGGGGTTTCATGCTCAATTTGCTTGGATTTGGTGTCCGATGATGGGGGCAGATCGAGGGCTAAGCTGCAATGTGGGCATGAGTTCCATCTGG ATTGCATTGGCTCTGCATTCAATATGAAAGGAGAAATGCAGTGCCCAAATTGCCGAAAGGTTGAGAAAGGCCAATGGTTATATGCAAATGGCTCTAGTCATTCATTTCCAGAGTTTGGCATGGATGACTGGAATCCTGATGAGGATCCCTATGACCTACATTACTTTGAAATG CCATTTAGAGTTCAGTGGTGTCCATTTGGTGAATTAGAGCGAATTCCTCCATCTTTTGA GGAAGTGGAATCTCCATCGACCACCT ATCACAACTTGCAGGAACACCATGGCACGCCCGCTGAGCCAATTGCCACATCACCTCTAGCTCCTCATTACGTTGCATACGTTGGACCAATTCCACCTGCATCCTCAAGATCTAGTGATAGCATTGATGAACCTAACTTCATTTATCCCTGGAATGGTCTATCTGGACATAATGAGATATTTAATCCCCATACTTTTCCCACCAGTAGCATCCAATTCCATGCTTGGGGCCATCATTCCCCTCCGTTCTCCCAATTTGGTAGCCATATCAATGGTGCTGATCCAGCTTCTGTTCCACCTGTGATACGGGTATCTACTCACGGTGATTCTGATCCTATTACAAGCTCCAGATTTCATTCATACCCACTTCTCTATGCTCATGG GTCCTAG
- the LOC122315667 gene encoding beta-glucosidase 11-like isoform X1, protein MMKLSLLLINFVLNVALLLGVYSSNYFSRDDFPPDFVFGAGTSAYQVEGAASEDGRTPSIWDTYAHAGRAHGATGDVACDGYHKYKEDVQLMVDTGLDAYRFSISWSRLIPNGRGPVNPKGLEYYNNLIDELVSHGIQPHVTLHNYDLPQALEDEYGGWVSREIVIDFTSYAEMCFREFGDRVFYWSTINEPNVYVLGGYDQGFTPPQRCSPPFGVFPCSKGNSSSEPYTAAHNILLAHASAARLYMTKYKTGTLMQDKQHGFIGLSIYAWWLAPLTDTKEDAIATQRAIDFHVGWFLDPLVFGDYPTTMKQNVGSRLPAFTNLESKLVKGSFDFIGLIHYNNMYVRDRCSSLKMEYRDYDLDAAIELIQIQRNSSAFEFPIAPWGLRGVLEYVKQVYGNPPIYIYENGQRMKRNSTLDDISRVKYMHGYIGGVLDALRNGSNTRGYFAWAFMDVFELLDGFGSSYGLYYVDLDDPDLRRYPKLSAKWYSQFLKGESISLDGVIELKKNLSTPSHAHLQ, encoded by the exons ATGATGAAGCTCTCTTTGTTGCTAATAAATTTTGTGCTGAATGTAGCATTACTACTGGGAGTTTATAGCTCCAATTACTTTAGCAGGGATGACTTCCCACCTGATTTTGTTTTCGGTGCAGGTACCTCGGCTTATCAG GTGGAGGGAGCAGCAAGCGAAGATGGGAGGACTCCCAGCATTTGGGACACCTATGCACATGCCG GGAGAGCACATGGTGCCACTGGAGATGTAGCATGTGATGGATATCACAAGTATAAG GAAGATGTGCAGCTCATGGTGGACACAGGCCTAGATGCCTATAGATTTTCGATCTCATGGTCAAGACTTATTCCAA ATGGAAGAGGACCTGTCAATCCAAAGGGTTTGGAATATTACAACAATCTCATCGATGAACTAGTTAGCCATG GAATTCAACCACATGTTACATTACACAATTATGATCTTCCTCAGGCACTTGAAGACGAGTATGGAGGATGGGTTAGTCGAGAGATTGT GATAGACTTTACTTCTTATGCGGAGATGTGCTTCCGAGAGTTTGGAGATAGGGTTTTTTATTGGAGCACCATTAACGAGCCGAATGTGTATGTCCTGGGAGGTTATGATCAGGGATTTACACCTCCTCAGCGATGTTCTCCTCCATTTGGGGTGTTTCCCTGCTCCAAGGGAAATTCTTCATCTGAGCCATACACAGCTGCCCATAATATCTTGTTGGCACATGCTTCGGCTGCAAGATTGTACATGACAAAGTATAAG ACAGGTACTTTGATGCAGGACAAACAACATGGATTCATAGGGCTCAGCATCTATGCTTGGTGGCTAGCTCCTCTGACAGATACAAAAGAAGATGCAATTGCAACTCAACGAGCCATTGATTTCCATGTTGGCTG GTTTCTAGATCCTTTGGTGTTTGGAGACTATCCAACTACAATGAAGCAAAATGTGGGTTCTAGACTTCCAGCCTTCACAAATCTTGAATCCAAACTGGTAAAGGGTTCATTTGACTTCATAGGGTTAATACATTACAACAACATGTATGTCAGAGACAGATGCAGCAGCCTGAAAATGGAATATAGAGACTACGACTTGGATGCTGCAATAGAACTAATCC AAATTCAGAGGAATTCCTCGGCATTTGAG TTTCCAATTGCACCCTGGGGTCTGCGAGGAGTGCTGGAGTATGTCAAGCAAGTTTACGGCAACCCTCCTATTTACATTTATGAgaatg GTCAGCGGATGAAACGAAATTCAACATTGGATGACATATCAAGGGTGAAATATATGCATGGATACATTGGAGGTGTGCTTGATGCATTGAG AAATGGATCAAACACGAGAGGGTATTTTGCATGGGCTTTCATGGATGTGTTCGAGTTATTGGATGGCTTTGGATCAAGCTATGGCTTGTACTATGTAGATTTGGATGATCCGGATCTGAGAAGATACCCCAAGCTATCTGCAAAATGGTACTCGCAGTTTTTGAAGGGAGAAAGCATCAGCCTAGATGGAGTAATTGAACTTAAGAAGAATCTCTCAACTCCTTCTCATGCTCACCTTCAGTAA
- the LOC122314770 gene encoding phytochrome A-associated F-box protein-like has protein sequence MTDTVFSKLSEDIVLGIFFKLDDDPRIWARLACVCTKFSSLIRTVCWRHKCSTAIPSVVSDLLSSSVASSSCPPGGWAALHKIAVCCPGLFHAGVLLENSYFGLERELGRNENRSTYPIARSNIPTSSTAPCPSHHIDKANPTAACSWSLFDDLCYDTVYNVSDSQDVSHAVGGEVVTVGGEFTASKRRKIYRSMRSHLASGVWNLSREQGSKLLARQFRDDCLYVCGWPGCVHFEEKRNYMLFRGIFKNFKRSRVWRTISDGNRSKVGLNCAFCPCKETWGLHSAYCLRRTFGYYDDGEPVVRAYVCENGHVSGAWTDWPLYT, from the coding sequence ATGACGGACACCGTGTTCTCAAAGCTATCGGAAGACATCGTGCTCGGCATCTTCTTCAAGCTTGATGACGACCCGCGCATATGGGCCCGCCTCGCCTGCGTCTGCACCAAATTCTCGTCTCTGATCCGCACCGTTTGCTGGCGGCACAAGTGCTCCACCGCCATCCCCTCCGTTGTCTCCGATCTCCTCTCCTCCTCCGTCGCCAGCTCCTCCTGCCCTCCCGGCGGCTGGGCCGCGCTTCATAAGATCGCCGTCTGCTGCCCGGGCCTCTTCCACGCCGGCGTGCTCCTCGAGAACTCGTATTTCGGCCTCGAACGAGAACTCGGTCGGAACGAGAACCGAAGCACGTATCCCATTGCACGATCAAATATCCCAACATCCTCCACTGCCCCTTGTCCTAGCCATCATATAGATAAGGCTAATCCAACAGCTGCTTGTTCCTGGTCACTCTTTGACGACCTGTGTTATGATACTGTTTACAACGTTTCGGATTCCCAAGATGTTTCCCACGCTGTTGGTGGTGAAGTTGTTACGGTGGGAGGAGAGTTCACGGCGTCGAAGAGGAGGAAGATTTATCGGTCTATGCGCTCGCATTTGGCTTCTGGAGTTTGGAATTTGAGCCGCGAGCAAGGGAGCAAGCTCCTCGCTAGACAGTTCCGGGATGATTGTCTTTACGTTTGTGGTTGGCCGGGGTGTGTTCACTTCGAGGAGAAGCGGAATTATATGCTTTTCAGAggaattttcaaaaacttcaagagGTCACGGGTGTGGAGAACCATAAGCGATGGGAATAGGAGCAAGGTCGGTCTGAATTGCGCGTTCTGTCCCTGCAAAGAGACTTGGGGTCTGCACTCCGCGTATTGTTTGAGACGAACTTTCGGGTACTACGACGATGGTGAGCCGGTTGTTCGAGCTTATGTCTGTGAGAATGGGCATGTCTCTGGAGCGTGGACGGATTGGCCATTATACACCTAG
- the LOC122315667 gene encoding beta-glucosidase 11-like isoform X2 has protein sequence MMKLSLLLINFVLNVALLLGVYSSNYFSRDDFPPDFVFGAGTSAYQVEGAASEDGRTPSIWDTYAHAGRAHGATGDVACDGYHKYKEDVQLMVDTGLDAYRFSISWSRLIPNGRGPVNPKGLEYYNNLIDELVSHGIQPHVTLHNYDLPQALEDEYGGWVSREIVIDFTSYAEMCFREFGDRVFYWSTINEPNVYVLGGYDQGFTPPQRCSPPFGVFPCSKGNSSSEPYTAAHNILLAHASAARLYMTKYKDKQHGFIGLSIYAWWLAPLTDTKEDAIATQRAIDFHVGWFLDPLVFGDYPTTMKQNVGSRLPAFTNLESKLVKGSFDFIGLIHYNNMYVRDRCSSLKMEYRDYDLDAAIELIQIQRNSSAFEFPIAPWGLRGVLEYVKQVYGNPPIYIYENGQRMKRNSTLDDISRVKYMHGYIGGVLDALRNGSNTRGYFAWAFMDVFELLDGFGSSYGLYYVDLDDPDLRRYPKLSAKWYSQFLKGESISLDGVIELKKNLSTPSHAHLQ, from the exons ATGATGAAGCTCTCTTTGTTGCTAATAAATTTTGTGCTGAATGTAGCATTACTACTGGGAGTTTATAGCTCCAATTACTTTAGCAGGGATGACTTCCCACCTGATTTTGTTTTCGGTGCAGGTACCTCGGCTTATCAG GTGGAGGGAGCAGCAAGCGAAGATGGGAGGACTCCCAGCATTTGGGACACCTATGCACATGCCG GGAGAGCACATGGTGCCACTGGAGATGTAGCATGTGATGGATATCACAAGTATAAG GAAGATGTGCAGCTCATGGTGGACACAGGCCTAGATGCCTATAGATTTTCGATCTCATGGTCAAGACTTATTCCAA ATGGAAGAGGACCTGTCAATCCAAAGGGTTTGGAATATTACAACAATCTCATCGATGAACTAGTTAGCCATG GAATTCAACCACATGTTACATTACACAATTATGATCTTCCTCAGGCACTTGAAGACGAGTATGGAGGATGGGTTAGTCGAGAGATTGT GATAGACTTTACTTCTTATGCGGAGATGTGCTTCCGAGAGTTTGGAGATAGGGTTTTTTATTGGAGCACCATTAACGAGCCGAATGTGTATGTCCTGGGAGGTTATGATCAGGGATTTACACCTCCTCAGCGATGTTCTCCTCCATTTGGGGTGTTTCCCTGCTCCAAGGGAAATTCTTCATCTGAGCCATACACAGCTGCCCATAATATCTTGTTGGCACATGCTTCGGCTGCAAGATTGTACATGACAAAGTATAAG GACAAACAACATGGATTCATAGGGCTCAGCATCTATGCTTGGTGGCTAGCTCCTCTGACAGATACAAAAGAAGATGCAATTGCAACTCAACGAGCCATTGATTTCCATGTTGGCTG GTTTCTAGATCCTTTGGTGTTTGGAGACTATCCAACTACAATGAAGCAAAATGTGGGTTCTAGACTTCCAGCCTTCACAAATCTTGAATCCAAACTGGTAAAGGGTTCATTTGACTTCATAGGGTTAATACATTACAACAACATGTATGTCAGAGACAGATGCAGCAGCCTGAAAATGGAATATAGAGACTACGACTTGGATGCTGCAATAGAACTAATCC AAATTCAGAGGAATTCCTCGGCATTTGAG TTTCCAATTGCACCCTGGGGTCTGCGAGGAGTGCTGGAGTATGTCAAGCAAGTTTACGGCAACCCTCCTATTTACATTTATGAgaatg GTCAGCGGATGAAACGAAATTCAACATTGGATGACATATCAAGGGTGAAATATATGCATGGATACATTGGAGGTGTGCTTGATGCATTGAG AAATGGATCAAACACGAGAGGGTATTTTGCATGGGCTTTCATGGATGTGTTCGAGTTATTGGATGGCTTTGGATCAAGCTATGGCTTGTACTATGTAGATTTGGATGATCCGGATCTGAGAAGATACCCCAAGCTATCTGCAAAATGGTACTCGCAGTTTTTGAAGGGAGAAAGCATCAGCCTAGATGGAGTAATTGAACTTAAGAAGAATCTCTCAACTCCTTCTCATGCTCACCTTCAGTAA